One genomic region from Pan troglodytes isolate AG18354 chromosome 14, NHGRI_mPanTro3-v2.0_pri, whole genome shotgun sequence encodes:
- the TFDP1 gene encoding transcription factor Dp-1 (The RefSeq protein aligns at 99% coverage compared to this genomic sequence): MAKDAGLIEANGELKVFIDQNLSPGKGVVSLVAVHPSTVNPLGKQLLPKTFGQSNVNIAQQVVIGTPQRPAASNTLVVGSPHTPSTHFASQNQPSDSSPWSAGKRNRKGEKNGKGLRHFSMKVCEKVQRKGTTSYNEVADELVAEFSAADNHILPNESAYDQKNIRRRVYDALNVLMAMNIISKEKKEIKWIGLPTNSAQECQNLEVERQRRLERIKQKQSQLQELILQQIAFKNLVQRNRHAEQQASRPPPPNSVIHLPFIIVNTSKKTVIDCSISNDKFEYLFNFDNTFEIHDDIEVLKRMGMACGLESGSCSAEDLKMARSLVPKALEPYVTEMAQGTVGGVFITTAGSTSNGTRFSASDLTNGADGMLATSSNGSQYSGSRVETPVSYVGEDDEEDDDFNENDEDD, translated from the exons GCCGGTCTAATTGAAGCCAACGGAGAACTCAAGGTCTTCATAGACCAGAACCTTAGTCCCGGGAAAG GCGTGGTGTCCCTCGTGGCCGTTCACCCCTCCACCGTCAACCCGCTCGGGAAGCAGCTCTTGCCAAAAACCTTTGGACAGTCCAATGTCAACATTGCCCAGCAAGTG GTAATTGGTACGCCTCAGAGACCGGCAGCGTCAAACACCCTGGTGGTAGGAAGCCCACACACCCCCAGCACTCACTTTGCCTCTCAGAACCAGCCTTCCGACTCCTCACCTTGGTCTGCCGG GAAGCGCaacaggaaaggagagaagaatggcAAGGGCCTACGGCATTTCTCCATGAAGGTCTGCGAGAAGGTGCAGAGGAAAGGGACCACTTCCTACAACGAAGTGGCAGACGAGCTGGTTGCGGAGTTCAGTGCTGCCGACAACCACATCTTACCAAACGAGTCA GCTTATGACCAGAAAAACATAAGACGGCGCGTCTACGATGCCTTAAACGTGCTAATGGCCATGAACATCATCTccaaggagaagaaggagatCAAGTGGATTGGTCTGCCCACCAACTCGGCTCAGGAATGTCAGAACTTAGAG GTGGAAAGACAGAGGAGActtgaaagaataaaacagaaacagtCTCAACTTCAAGAACTTATTCTACAG CAAATTGCCTTCAAGAACCTGGTGCAGAGAAACCGGCATGCGGAGCAGCAGGCCAGCCGGCCACCGCCACCCAACTCAGTCATCCACCTGCCCTTCATCATCGTCAACACCAGCAAGAAGACGGTCATCGACTGCAGCATCTCCAATGACAA ATTTGAGTATCTGTTTAATTTTGACAACACATTTGAAATCCACGATGACATAGAAGTGCTGAAGCGGATGGGCATGGCTTGCGGGCTGGAGTCGGGGAGCTGCTCTGCCGAAGACCTTAAAATGGCCAGAAGTCTGGTCCCCAAGGCTCTGGAGCCGTACGTGACAG aAATGGCTCAGGGAACTGTTGGAGGCGTGTTCATCACGACGGCAGGTTCCACGTCTAACGGCACAAGGTTCTCTGCCAG TGACCTGACCAACGGTGCAGATGGGATGCTGGCCACAAGCTCCAATGGGTCTCAGTACAGCGGCTCCAGGGTGGAGACTCCGGTGTCCTACGTCGGGGAGGATGACGAGGAGGACGACGACTTCAACGAGAATGACGAGGACGACTGA